In one Nocardia tengchongensis genomic region, the following are encoded:
- a CDS encoding N-acetylmuramoyl-L-alanine amidase, which produces MTALALAVPVGVLALSDTRDVRNADQSNLAAIPAQIAEVALASAPDIVLPLHELTGLDLPDLRLSDLRMLPLPSSIQIPQNLIPGVPLPTEIPLPKLNNSPQQPVGPGPATAPRSARPTVPGSLPNANPVPGAVKPAGTPGFIAEPGPEIPAAPNAETHAAPLVPAPGGETPAAAPAPAPIPTADNPAAPGPHPVPGLTGDLRTPALSPGAVPTDLVDKVGAQVKELTREHPFSMVAVTATDVLKATTKIRAQRPDGTWGPWYDAEAESGKDKSKPGKRNGTEPIYVGNTKTVQMLVTPKAKAVSAPAEPTPLDDSSADPAQINLEKLAAVLIDPGRGSIDENLTSVAAPLPGGGPKVISRAQWGADESLRCEEPTYDDGVSAITVHHTAGRNDYTKAESAGIVRAIYSYHAKTLGWCDIGYNALVDKYGQIFEGRYGGLDRPVEGAHAGGFNIDTAGVALMGDYEEDDPTDVSIQALGKFIGWRAKLAGFDPQGSTTMYSEGSDYTKYALGQAVKLPNIFAHRDVGNTTCPGDAAYALMDKIRQIAADTAGGTDAVAPTTPNRVHPGQNAGANPQVQAAPAPPTPSSSEADLAALADLTQRILSMLDRSPVARYWNEQGGATGPLGQPKAVPIALADGGQYGEFTNGFVYANSTGRIVSVVGKILERFLQLGSGAGILGLPTSNEYPVSNGVRTDFQNGALIFDKLTGIVTTVLKNYGAVQDPIKPIPAVVPN; this is translated from the coding sequence GTGACCGCCCTCGCGCTGGCCGTGCCCGTCGGCGTCCTCGCACTGAGTGACACCCGGGATGTCCGGAACGCGGATCAAAGCAATTTGGCAGCTATACCTGCCCAAATAGCCGAAGTCGCCCTGGCCTCGGCGCCCGACATCGTGCTGCCGCTCCACGAGCTGACCGGGCTCGATCTGCCCGACCTACGCCTGTCCGATCTGCGGATGTTGCCGCTGCCCAGCTCGATTCAGATTCCGCAGAATCTCATCCCGGGCGTGCCGCTACCCACCGAGATCCCCCTCCCCAAGCTGAACAACTCCCCGCAGCAGCCCGTCGGGCCCGGACCGGCCACCGCGCCGCGCTCCGCCCGCCCGACCGTGCCGGGCTCACTCCCCAACGCCAACCCCGTCCCGGGCGCCGTCAAGCCGGCCGGGACACCCGGCTTCATCGCCGAACCGGGGCCCGAGATCCCGGCAGCACCGAACGCCGAAACCCACGCTGCCCCACTGGTTCCCGCGCCCGGCGGTGAGACACCCGCGGCAGCGCCCGCCCCGGCACCGATCCCCACCGCCGACAACCCGGCCGCGCCCGGCCCACATCCGGTGCCCGGCCTCACCGGCGACCTGCGCACCCCCGCCCTCTCCCCCGGCGCGGTGCCCACCGACCTGGTCGACAAGGTCGGCGCGCAGGTCAAGGAGCTCACCCGCGAACACCCGTTCAGCATGGTCGCGGTCACCGCGACGGATGTTCTCAAAGCCACCACCAAGATTCGCGCTCAGCGCCCCGACGGCACGTGGGGTCCCTGGTACGACGCCGAGGCCGAATCGGGCAAGGACAAGTCCAAGCCGGGTAAGCGCAACGGCACCGAACCTATCTACGTCGGCAATACCAAGACCGTGCAGATGCTGGTGACGCCCAAGGCGAAGGCCGTCTCCGCGCCCGCCGAACCCACTCCGCTGGACGACAGTTCGGCCGATCCCGCGCAGATCAACCTGGAGAAGCTGGCCGCGGTGCTGATCGATCCGGGTCGCGGGAGCATCGACGAGAACCTCACCTCGGTGGCCGCGCCGCTGCCCGGCGGCGGGCCGAAGGTGATCTCCCGGGCCCAGTGGGGCGCCGACGAATCGTTGCGCTGCGAGGAACCCACCTACGACGACGGTGTCTCCGCGATCACCGTGCACCACACCGCGGGCCGCAACGACTACACCAAGGCCGAGTCCGCGGGCATCGTGCGCGCCATCTACTCGTATCACGCGAAGACGCTGGGCTGGTGCGACATCGGCTACAACGCGCTGGTCGACAAGTACGGGCAAATCTTCGAAGGACGCTACGGCGGTTTGGACCGCCCCGTCGAGGGCGCGCACGCGGGCGGGTTCAATATCGATACCGCCGGGGTCGCGCTGATGGGCGATTACGAGGAAGACGACCCGACCGACGTGTCCATCCAGGCGCTCGGCAAGTTCATCGGGTGGCGCGCCAAACTGGCGGGCTTCGACCCGCAGGGCTCGACCACCATGTACTCCGAGGGCAGCGATTACACGAAATACGCTCTCGGACAGGCGGTCAAACTCCCGAACATCTTCGCGCACCGCGACGTCGGCAACACCACCTGCCCCGGCGACGCCGCCTACGCCCTGATGGACAAGATCCGCCAGATCGCCGCCGACACGGCCGGCGGCACCGACGCCGTCGCCCCGACCACCCCGAACCGCGTCCACCCCGGCCAGAACGCCGGAGCGAACCCGCAGGTCCAGGCGGCCCCCGCGCCACCCACACCCAGCTCCAGCGAGGCGGACCTGGCCGCGCTCGCCGACCTCACCCAGCGGATCCTGAGCATGCTCGACCGCAGCCCGGTCGCCCGCTACTGGAACGAGCAGGGCGGCGCGACAGGCCCACTGGGACAACCGAAAGCGGTACCGATCGCACTCGCCGACGGCGGCCAGTACGGTGAATTCACCAATGGCTTCGTGTACGCCAATTCCACCGGCCGAATCGTTTCGGTGGTCGGGAAGATTCTGGAACGATTCCTGCAATTGGGTTCGGGCGCAGGCATTCTCGGACTACCCACGAGCAACGAATATCCGGTCTCGAACGGCGTCCGTACCGACTTCCAAAACGGCGCACTGATTTTCGACAAGCTCACCGGAATCGTGACAACCGTGCTGAAGAACTATGGCGCGGTCCAGGACCCCATCAAACCCATTCCGGCGGTGGTCCCCAACTAG
- a CDS encoding helix-turn-helix domain-containing protein has product MELRDLHDGINRAVGEELRAARARRGYTRVELSAASGVAVSTIQRFENGERSPDMHQLFALCNALDVSPLEVMDRAVQFVKRSG; this is encoded by the coding sequence ATGGAACTGCGGGATCTCCACGACGGCATCAACCGCGCAGTAGGCGAAGAACTCCGTGCTGCCCGCGCACGGCGCGGTTACACCCGGGTTGAGCTCTCGGCCGCCTCAGGCGTCGCCGTGAGCACGATCCAGCGCTTCGAGAACGGGGAGCGCTCCCCCGACATGCATCAGCTGTTCGCGCTATGCAATGCACTCGACGTTTCGCCGCTCGAGGTCATGGACCGTGCCGTGCAGTTCGTCAAGCGAAGCGGGTAG
- a CDS encoding HAD family hydrolase: MVASDVDGTLIDHREQVSARTKAAINALIADGVPFVLATGRPPRWIDPVVDGLGYAPLCVCGNGAVIYDSANDRVLDSRTLDIETLTWAADLAEHLLPGCGLAAERVGATAHDAATPQFVSSPEYEHAWLNPDDTQVSRAEVISAPAIKMLIRLPGTSSNDMRTVLDPHLAGRADLTYSTDNGLIELSAPGVTKATGLAVIAQRLGVQHSSLIAFGDMPNDVPMLLMAGHGVAMANAHPEAIAAADEVAPSNTDDGVARTLERWWS; this comes from the coding sequence ATGGTCGCCTCCGACGTGGATGGCACGCTCATCGACCACCGTGAGCAGGTGAGCGCCCGCACCAAGGCCGCTATCAATGCGCTCATCGCGGACGGGGTGCCGTTCGTGCTCGCCACCGGCCGGCCGCCGCGCTGGATCGATCCGGTGGTGGACGGGCTCGGTTACGCACCGCTGTGCGTGTGCGGCAACGGTGCGGTCATCTACGACAGCGCCAACGATCGCGTCCTGGACAGCCGCACCCTCGACATCGAAACCCTCACCTGGGCCGCCGATCTGGCCGAGCACCTGCTGCCCGGCTGCGGCTTGGCCGCCGAACGCGTCGGCGCCACCGCCCACGACGCCGCGACCCCCCAGTTCGTGAGCTCCCCCGAATACGAGCACGCCTGGCTCAACCCCGACGACACCCAGGTGTCCCGAGCCGAAGTCATCTCCGCCCCCGCGATCAAGATGCTGATCCGCCTCCCCGGCACCTCCAGCAACGACATGCGCACCGTCCTGGATCCCCACCTCGCCGGCCGCGCCGACCTCACCTATTCCACCGACAACGGCCTGATCGAACTCTCGGCTCCCGGCGTCACCAAGGCCACCGGCCTCGCCGTCATAGCCCAGCGTCTCGGCGTCCAGCACTCCTCCCTCATCGCCTTCGGTGACATGCCGAACGACGTCCCGATGCTCCTGATGGCGGGCCACGGCGTAGCCATGGCAAACGCCCACCCGGAAGCCATCGCCGCCGCCGACGAGGTCGCCCCGTCCAACACCGACGACGGCGTCGCCCGCACTCTCGAACGCTGGTGGTCCTGA
- a CDS encoding ABC transporter permease codes for MTETELIVQGAPEPMAAGRRKLVVRRFLRNKPAVAGLAILILMLVIAYTLPPFLKYDYQQLDYTALLKPPSSRHPFGTNQIGQDVLAQTLRGLQKSLLIGFAVAFISTLIAAFAGSVAGLLGGWIDMAIMWLVDLLLVIPSFIIVALFAPRTKGNGSIVLLIVLLGIFGWMISARIVRGLTLSLREREFVRAARYMGASTWTVITTHIIPNVASFLIIDTTLAVGAAIMGETGLSYLGFGVQAPDVSLGTLIASGTKSALTYPWLFLFSGGFLILTVLCTFLAGDGLRDAFDPSAGRARSRRKNRVAGKQSAGKAAA; via the coding sequence ATGACCGAAACCGAACTCATCGTCCAGGGCGCTCCCGAGCCGATGGCCGCAGGCCGTCGCAAGCTGGTGGTGCGGCGCTTCCTGCGAAACAAACCAGCCGTCGCGGGGTTGGCGATCCTGATCCTGATGCTGGTCATCGCTTACACGCTCCCTCCCTTCCTGAAGTACGACTATCAGCAGCTCGACTACACGGCGCTACTCAAGCCCCCGAGTTCGCGGCATCCCTTCGGCACCAACCAAATAGGCCAGGACGTCCTCGCCCAGACACTGCGTGGCCTGCAGAAGTCACTGCTGATCGGCTTCGCGGTAGCCTTCATCTCGACCCTGATCGCGGCCTTCGCCGGCTCGGTAGCTGGATTGCTGGGTGGCTGGATCGATATGGCGATCATGTGGCTGGTAGACCTGCTGCTGGTCATTCCCAGCTTCATCATCGTCGCGCTCTTCGCACCGCGGACCAAGGGCAACGGCAGCATCGTGCTGCTTATCGTGTTGCTCGGCATCTTCGGCTGGATGATCAGCGCACGCATCGTGCGCGGACTCACGTTGAGTCTGCGCGAACGTGAATTCGTTCGGGCCGCACGCTATATGGGTGCGTCGACCTGGACGGTCATCACCACCCATATCATCCCGAATGTCGCGTCCTTCCTGATCATCGACACCACTCTGGCAGTGGGCGCGGCGATCATGGGCGAAACCGGGTTGAGCTACCTGGGATTCGGCGTGCAGGCGCCCGACGTTTCTCTGGGCACCCTGATCGCCTCGGGCACGAAATCGGCCCTCACGTACCCGTGGTTGTTCCTCTTTTCGGGCGGATTCCTCATCCTGACCGTCCTGTGCACGTTCCTTGCCGGCGACGGTCTGCGCGATGCCTTCGACCCCAGCGCGGGACGTGCGCGATCGCGCCGCAAGAACCGGGTCGCCGGTAAGCAATCCGCCGGAAAGGCCGCGGCATGA
- a CDS encoding helix-turn-helix domain-containing protein encodes MIDDSAGVGERVAEARKLKGWTQSRLAMETGLSPSLISAVEQGRRAATSAYVSACAKALMTSAPELLGQPYAPTTTEDREIHAAIALLRNELAAWDMPAPDVQVRPTPELSKDVLDARRYRRDAAAAKLAAKLPPLLVETRALVHRSDGRARERACTLLAELYYNARSLAHKLGYQDLAALAVDRMTWAAGESGDPLWIAAAQFHRATLLTNGGDWKTALAFLERCRAQIEGQLGIGEEPDLIAWGGLHLQSGLAAARAGNRAQADAHLAEAADTARRIGHDRDEILVFGPTNVGIWSVALAVEMADGAVALERADGFVIPHGTPKSRSGHHYIDVARAYLLHGNRSLVMPALQTAKAIAPSMVRWHPMVHETVRVLAREEARSTESVRGFASWCGIAT; translated from the coding sequence ATGATCGATGATTCGGCCGGTGTCGGCGAGCGAGTTGCCGAGGCCCGCAAGCTGAAGGGCTGGACCCAATCGCGTCTGGCTATGGAAACGGGACTGTCGCCTTCCCTGATCAGTGCCGTGGAGCAAGGTAGACGGGCTGCGACCTCCGCCTATGTGTCGGCGTGCGCGAAGGCGCTGATGACCAGCGCGCCCGAGTTGCTGGGTCAGCCTTACGCGCCCACCACGACGGAGGATCGGGAGATTCACGCGGCGATAGCCCTGCTGCGTAATGAGCTCGCGGCATGGGACATGCCGGCCCCGGATGTCCAGGTGCGACCGACTCCTGAGCTGTCCAAGGACGTTCTCGACGCGCGCAGATATCGTCGCGATGCGGCCGCTGCCAAGCTCGCCGCGAAGCTGCCGCCGCTGCTGGTCGAGACGCGAGCGCTCGTGCACCGCAGCGATGGCCGCGCCCGCGAACGAGCCTGCACACTGCTGGCCGAGCTCTACTACAACGCCCGCAGCCTGGCCCACAAACTCGGCTACCAGGACCTCGCCGCGCTGGCAGTTGACCGAATGACCTGGGCTGCCGGCGAATCCGGCGATCCATTGTGGATCGCCGCTGCGCAATTCCACCGTGCCACTCTGTTGACCAACGGTGGCGACTGGAAAACGGCCCTGGCGTTCCTCGAACGTTGCCGTGCTCAGATCGAAGGGCAACTCGGCATCGGCGAGGAGCCGGATCTCATCGCGTGGGGCGGTCTGCATCTACAGTCCGGTCTTGCTGCGGCCCGCGCCGGGAACCGAGCTCAGGCGGACGCCCACCTGGCCGAAGCGGCCGACACCGCACGCCGGATCGGTCACGATCGTGATGAGATCCTCGTGTTCGGCCCGACGAACGTCGGCATCTGGTCGGTAGCGTTGGCCGTCGAAATGGCGGACGGAGCGGTAGCGCTCGAACGTGCCGACGGTTTTGTGATCCCGCACGGCACGCCGAAATCTCGGTCCGGCCACCACTACATCGACGTAGCGCGCGCCTATCTACTGCACGGGAACAGGTCGCTCGTCATGCCCGCCTTGCAGACCGCGAAGGCGATCGCGCCGTCGATGGTGCGCTGGCATCCGATGGTGCACGAAACCGTCCGCGTACTCGCCCGCGAGGAAGCCCGCAGCACCGAATCGGTGCGCGGGTTTGCCTCTTGGTGCGGCATTGCCACCTAG
- a CDS encoding ABC transporter permease: MAGFLLRRALNYVVLLVLASFLAFGLASLTFRPLDSLEHRNPRPPQSVIDAKREELKLDLPIPQRYAEWVGGIVTHGDFGKTLAGQPVNQELPRRIGISLRLVLVGSIIGTILGVLIGAAGAIRQYKFSDYLSTVLSLLIISTPVFLLATLLKYGAYEINTITGQQIFYYTGETSANAVHGSWNQFVDRLQHMIVPTAALILFAVAGYSRYQRASMLDVFQNDFIRTARAKGLTRSRALYKHGLRTALIPMATLFAYSFGGLITGTAFVEKIFGWHGVGEWLVDSITAQDLYPVVTITGFIALVILLSGLLSDVVTAILDPRVRA, translated from the coding sequence ATGGCCGGTTTTCTGCTGCGACGTGCGCTGAACTATGTCGTGCTGCTGGTGCTGGCGTCGTTCCTGGCGTTCGGGCTCGCGTCACTCACGTTCCGCCCGCTCGACAGTCTCGAGCATCGCAACCCAAGGCCGCCGCAGTCGGTGATCGACGCCAAGCGGGAAGAACTGAAGCTGGATCTGCCGATCCCGCAGCGCTACGCGGAATGGGTCGGCGGCATCGTCACGCACGGCGACTTCGGCAAGACGCTGGCGGGGCAGCCCGTGAACCAGGAACTGCCGCGGCGCATCGGGATCAGTCTGCGACTCGTCCTGGTCGGCTCCATCATCGGCACGATCCTCGGTGTGCTGATCGGCGCGGCGGGGGCGATCCGGCAATACAAGTTCAGCGACTACCTCTCCACGGTGCTCTCGCTTCTGATCATCAGCACACCGGTGTTCCTGCTCGCGACGCTGTTGAAATACGGTGCGTACGAAATCAATACGATCACCGGGCAGCAGATCTTCTACTACACCGGCGAGACCTCGGCGAACGCGGTGCACGGCAGCTGGAATCAGTTCGTCGACCGCTTGCAGCACATGATCGTTCCCACGGCCGCCCTGATCCTCTTCGCGGTCGCCGGGTACAGCCGCTACCAGCGCGCCTCCATGCTGGACGTATTCCAGAACGACTTCATTCGGACCGCACGAGCCAAGGGACTCACCCGGTCCCGAGCGTTGTACAAGCATGGCCTGCGCACCGCGCTCATCCCGATGGCGACGCTGTTCGCGTACAGCTTCGGCGGGCTCATCACCGGTACGGCCTTCGTGGAGAAGATCTTCGGGTGGCACGGCGTCGGAGAGTGGCTGGTTGACTCGATCACCGCCCAGGACCTGTACCCCGTGGTGACCATTACCGGGTTCATCGCGCTGGTGATCTTGCTCTCCGGATTGCTGTCCGACGTCGTCACCGCCATTCTCGACCCCAGGGTGCGTGCGTGA
- a CDS encoding ABC transporter ATP-binding protein encodes MTDMTNRTTTAPLLEVSDLRVSFPSEEGRVEAVRGVNYAVQDGEVLAIVGESGSGKSVSSLAVMGLLPDQARVQGSIRLRGQELVGMGDRQLSTLRGSKISMVFQDPLSALTPVYRVGDQIAEALLAHGKMSKREAADKAVELLDLVGIPDPALRAKAFPHEFSGGMRQRVVIAIAIANDPELIICDEPTTALDVTVQKQILNLLRKARDITGAGVVFITHDMGIAATLADRVAVMYAGRIIETARTTELFNAPRMPYTVGLLGSIPRLDGPPRAPLVPIVGAPPAMHALPPGCPFEPRCPVAIDDCRAAEPPLQDTEPGHRAACIRVAEVGTADLFTAYRREVSPAETPVRTDEQVVLRVSDLKKTFPITSGVVFKRRTGEVKAVDNVSFEIKSGRTLALVGESGSGKSTTLTQIMDLVAPESGRIEVLGSDVATLTKARRREIRRKLQIVFQDPSASLDPRLPISDALAEPLRINGQPKDEIQRRVKELLSLVGLRPEHADRYPADFSGGQKQRINIARALALDPEILVLDEPVSSLDVSIQAGVLNLLRDLQAERGLSYLFVSHDLSVVRNLAHDIAVMYRGQIVEYGAAEQVFSDPRHEYTRALIDAVPVPAVTG; translated from the coding sequence ATGACCGACATGACGAACCGGACCACCACCGCACCGCTGCTCGAAGTCTCCGATCTGCGGGTCAGCTTCCCAAGCGAAGAGGGCCGCGTCGAGGCGGTGCGTGGAGTGAATTACGCCGTGCAGGACGGCGAGGTCCTGGCCATTGTCGGTGAATCCGGTTCCGGAAAATCGGTGTCCTCACTGGCGGTCATGGGGCTGCTCCCGGATCAGGCTCGGGTGCAAGGATCCATTCGGCTGCGCGGACAGGAGCTGGTCGGCATGGGCGACCGGCAGCTGTCCACGCTGCGCGGCAGCAAGATCTCAATGGTCTTCCAAGACCCGCTGTCGGCCTTGACACCGGTGTACCGGGTCGGCGACCAGATCGCCGAAGCGCTACTGGCACACGGCAAGATGAGCAAGCGTGAGGCCGCCGACAAGGCGGTGGAACTGCTGGATCTGGTCGGTATCCCCGATCCCGCGCTGCGCGCCAAGGCTTTCCCGCACGAGTTCTCCGGCGGTATGCGCCAACGCGTGGTGATCGCCATCGCCATCGCCAATGATCCCGAACTGATCATCTGCGATGAGCCGACCACCGCACTCGACGTCACCGTGCAGAAGCAGATCCTGAATCTGCTGCGCAAGGCCCGCGATATCACCGGTGCGGGAGTTGTTTTCATCACCCACGATATGGGCATCGCGGCCACCCTCGCCGATCGAGTTGCGGTCATGTATGCGGGTCGAATCATCGAAACCGCGCGCACCACAGAGCTTTTCAACGCACCACGGATGCCGTATACCGTTGGCCTGCTGGGTTCCATCCCGCGTCTGGACGGTCCGCCACGGGCGCCGCTGGTGCCCATCGTCGGCGCCCCGCCGGCCATGCACGCGTTGCCGCCGGGCTGCCCCTTCGAACCACGCTGCCCGGTCGCGATCGACGATTGCCGAGCGGCGGAACCTCCACTACAGGACACGGAGCCCGGACACCGAGCAGCCTGTATCCGCGTTGCCGAGGTCGGCACCGCAGACCTCTTCACCGCCTACCGCCGCGAGGTTTCGCCCGCCGAAACCCCGGTGCGCACCGATGAGCAAGTGGTGCTCCGGGTTTCGGACCTGAAGAAGACCTTTCCGATCACCTCCGGCGTTGTCTTCAAACGCCGCACCGGCGAGGTGAAGGCGGTGGACAATGTCAGCTTCGAGATCAAGTCGGGTCGTACGCTGGCCCTGGTTGGCGAGTCCGGCTCCGGCAAGTCGACAACGCTCACCCAGATCATGGACCTCGTCGCACCGGAGAGCGGCCGCATCGAGGTCCTGGGCAGCGATGTCGCCACGCTCACCAAGGCCCGGCGGCGGGAGATCCGGCGCAAGTTGCAGATCGTGTTCCAGGATCCTTCGGCCTCCCTGGATCCCCGACTTCCGATCTCCGACGCGCTCGCCGAGCCCTTACGCATCAACGGCCAACCGAAGGACGAGATCCAGCGCCGCGTCAAGGAGCTACTGAGCCTCGTGGGCCTGCGCCCCGAGCACGCGGACCGCTACCCGGCCGATTTCTCCGGTGGACAGAAGCAGCGCATCAATATCGCGCGGGCGCTCGCGTTGGATCCGGAGATCCTGGTGCTCGACGAGCCGGTGTCCTCGCTGGATGTATCGATTCAGGCCGGGGTGCTGAATCTGTTGCGCGACTTGCAGGCCGAACGTGGGCTGTCGTACCTGTTCGTCTCCCACGACCTGTCGGTGGTGCGCAATCTTGCCCACGACATTGCCGTCATGTATCGCGGTCAGATCGTCGAATATGGTGCGGCCGAACAGGTCTTCAGCGATCCGCGGCACGAGTACACCCGCGCCCTCATCGACGCCGTTCCCGTCCCGGCCGTTACGGGATAG
- a CDS encoding SpoIID/LytB domain-containing protein produces the protein MSLAVAVTTGGTALLVWAWPENALHLTVGAGHGRGLSQNGAFEKAAQGWTAERILANYYAGANLADVGATSVRVRLMDQDDKTLDVVSDSVFYVAGRRVIPGQAAHLTPTASGADVTITQGCDGNNLWEGTTDDPWAYPVTDGTARPAEEQLEICGGNAFRGVLGVALDGDAFRTVNEVDLDDYLKGVVPAEMVPGWADQGGAEALRAQAIAARSYALAENRYTYAQTCDTTDCQMYLGTDKEDSRTTAAVEDTSGRVLTRDNRILRAEYSAAPDGGPLTPASAMEVGPALTDFPGANTRASPTSWLPKTRKHSPPQRNPTRKPPQPRALPPQAQARRVPPSRAQPLRTRQPPTRQPPPTRPRPTPPRPSPARKPPPPQAMSPPAPRPTPTRTPATAPAP, from the coding sequence ATGTCCCTCGCAGTCGCCGTCACCACCGGCGGCACCGCCCTGCTGGTCTGGGCCTGGCCCGAGAACGCTCTGCACCTCACCGTCGGCGCCGGTCACGGCCGCGGTCTGAGCCAGAACGGCGCGTTCGAGAAGGCCGCCCAAGGCTGGACCGCCGAGCGCATCCTCGCGAACTATTACGCCGGAGCGAACCTCGCCGACGTCGGTGCGACCTCCGTCCGAGTCCGCCTCATGGACCAGGACGACAAAACCCTCGACGTCGTCTCCGACTCCGTCTTCTACGTCGCCGGCCGCCGTGTCATCCCCGGCCAGGCCGCGCACCTCACCCCCACCGCGAGTGGCGCCGACGTCACCATCACCCAGGGCTGCGACGGAAACAACCTCTGGGAAGGCACAACCGACGACCCCTGGGCCTACCCCGTTACCGACGGCACCGCCCGCCCCGCCGAAGAACAACTCGAAATCTGCGGCGGCAACGCCTTCCGCGGCGTCCTCGGCGTGGCCCTGGACGGCGACGCCTTCCGCACAGTCAACGAGGTAGACCTCGACGACTACCTCAAAGGCGTGGTCCCCGCCGAAATGGTCCCCGGCTGGGCCGACCAGGGCGGCGCCGAAGCCCTCCGCGCCCAGGCCATCGCCGCCCGCTCCTACGCCCTAGCCGAAAACCGCTACACCTACGCCCAAACCTGCGACACCACCGACTGCCAGATGTACCTCGGCACCGACAAAGAGGACTCCCGCACCACAGCCGCCGTAGAGGACACCTCCGGCCGAGTCCTCACCCGCGACAACCGAATCCTCCGAGCCGAATACTCCGCAGCCCCCGACGGCGGCCCCCTAACCCCCGCCTCCGCCATGGAAGTAGGCCCCGCCCTCACCGACTTCCCCGGAGCCAACACCCGGGCCTCCCCAACCTCCTGGCTCCCCAAAACTCGCAAACACTCACCACCCCAACGGAATCCGACCCGGAAACCGCCACAACCCCGGGCTCTGCCACCCCAGGCGCAAGCACGCCGGGTGCCACCGTCCCGGGCGCAACCACTCCGAACGCGGCAACCCCCGACGCGGCAACCCCCGCCTACACGGCCCCGTCCTACGCCACCCCGGCCGTCCCCGGCGCGGAAACCCCCACCGCCCCAAGCAATGTCACCCCCGGCACCCCGGCCTACCCCAACCAGAACCCCGGCAACCGCACCCGCTCCGTAA